TCCCGATGGCCCGTCTGGTCCTGATGGGATCTCCCGCCTTCGCCTTGCCGACCTTCCAGGCTCTGGCGGAGGAGCACGAGATCGCCGCGGTCTTCACGCAGCCGGATAAGCCGGCCGGCCGCGGCTTACGGCCCACCCCGCCTCCGGTGAAGATCTGGGCGGAAGCGCGGGGGTTGCCGGTGTTCCAGCCCCGTTCCCTCCGCCGGGATCCGGAAGCGGTGGCCCGGCTGCGGGATCTCCGGCCGGATGGGATCATCGTGGTGGCTTACGGCCTGATCCTGCCTCCGGAGGTCCTGCAGCTTCCCCCTTATGGATGTCTGAACCTCCATGCCTCCCTGCTCCCCCGTTATCGAGGCCCGGCGCCGATCCAGGCCGCCATCCTGAACGGCGATCCCGAGACGGGGGTGACCGTGATGTTGATGACCGAGGAAGTCGATGCCGGGCCGATTCTGGCGATGGAGCGGGAACCGATTTACCCCGAAGATACGGCGGAAACGCTGGGGGAACGTTTGGCCCGGCGCGGGGCCCGGCTGATGCGCGAGACCCTTCGCCGCTGGCTGGCCGGGGAGATCATCCCCCAGCCCCAGGATCCCTCCCAGGCCACCTACTGCCCACGGATCACCAAGGCCGACGGCGAGATCGACTGGCGACGGCCCGCCGTGGAGATCGAGCGGCGGATCCGCGCCTTCACGCCGTGGCCCGGAACGTATACGTTCTGGAAAGGACGTTTGCTGAAAATCGGCCGCGCCCGGGTTCGCTCCGATCTCCAGGCCCCGCCGGGGCGGGTGATACCGGTCGA
This genomic interval from Thermoflexus sp. contains the following:
- the fmt gene encoding methionyl-tRNA formyltransferase, yielding MARLVLMGSPAFALPTFQALAEEHEIAAVFTQPDKPAGRGLRPTPPPVKIWAEARGLPVFQPRSLRRDPEAVARLRDLRPDGIIVVAYGLILPPEVLQLPPYGCLNLHASLLPRYRGPAPIQAAILNGDPETGVTVMLMTEEVDAGPILAMEREPIYPEDTAETLGERLARRGARLMRETLRRWLAGEIIPQPQDPSQATYCPRITKADGEIDWRRPAVEIERRIRAFTPWPGTYTFWKGRLLKIGRARVRSDLQAPPGRVIPVDRGAAVGTGEGALMLLEVQPEGKRMMPIEAFLNGHPDFLGATLGREA